The following DNA comes from Musa acuminata AAA Group cultivar baxijiao chromosome BXJ1-4, Cavendish_Baxijiao_AAA, whole genome shotgun sequence.
ATAATAGTACAAGTCTAATACTTGATCTATCAGAAAACATTTCTAATGATGTATACTGTAAAAAGTTGAGAAGCTTGGACAGTTCACCTTCTTAACACCGCGGACCTTCTTCGCCCTGTTCTTCCTTTCCTTCATCTGCTTCCTTGATTTTTCTACCTTTTTTGCAAGCCCATTCTGTCAAAACACCATACGCAGATCAAAAATAGTTCTAAATTCACTGCAAAAAGTAAATCATAGTacttaaacaagaaaaaccaacaaAAGACAAGAAACAAAGTTACAAAAATAGTTGTGTTATATAGTTAAAAAATAAGCATAGTTGCACATTGTCGTCCTGCTAACAAGAAAAACATTGTCGTCCTGCTAAGTAGACAAAGACACCATAGTCAAATATAATATCCAGAGTCGAAtcatggaaataaaaaaaattctggcAGCTTTAACCATAAAATAGTGCACATTACACATAGTTACAAAATAAAACCTATATGACAGGTAAGCACCTACTCGTTTGGACATGGCATATGATCATATTATCAAGGTGACTTTTGGTCCACCAAAGGAACAACCCATTATTTTGAAAGCAAAAATCAGTGTAGCACCTCGCAAAACCTCCAGGTAAAGCGTTTTGATGAAGTGCTACCGGTCACTTGCCTGAAACGAGGCACCTTGGGTGAGCACCCGAGTGACGACGTGTCTGGGTTTGTGCCTAGTTCTGAACAAGCaagtcacccccccccccccccacccacccATTTTGTCTTCCAAGTGAAACCCTACATCCATTCGTCCACAGCTTCCTTTGTAGTCGCTGCCTTCGTCTGCAACTTCCCCTGCCATTGTCGCCTTCGTTCGTAGCTTGCTCCATCGCCGCCGCCTTCATCTGCAACTTTCTCTGCCATTGTTGCCTTCGTCCATAGCTTCCTCCATTGCCACCGCCTTCGTTTGCAACTTTGTTTACCACCCTCTCCTTCCCTCACCTTCCtccatatatttttaatattctagAACGCCTAACACCTCGAGTATTTTGGGACCTTAGCGCATAGCGCTTTTAAAAACCAAATTACCGAAAACCTAAGGAGTTACGTATGGAGATACTTCTGAACTAGTCAAGACATTCATCACGTAGCTGAGATGACTATGCCGACAACAGTTTTTAGAGAATGAAATGAGCATTCAAAAGCACAAACAAAGACACCATTTGGATCATAGTTTATAGGATAATGTAGATATATAGGTTTGGGGATTTCCATGTGATAGCTCCTATTTCTATAAAGGGAGAAAGACCTAGATAAACAATCTGATCAATTACCCTAATCTGGACGTAAAACATATCAATCCATCTTAACAACCAAATTCACCAGGTGTCCATTTCTTTGGAACAAATTCAATTAAAATTAGCAATCTTATGTTCAGTACATCAAGTATGACAAAGAATGACTAACCATGACTGCTGAATGTAAataccaaaacaaaaaaaatactgCAACAATCCTATGAATGATGACTTCCAGCATtaccaagaaaaaaaatgatatgcATGTAAAAAAGTGAAAATCTAGTATGTAAGCATTACAAAAGGCTATAAGTGAAAAAGGGCAATCAAGAATGCAAATATGTTTTGCTTTGTATCTCAAGAATATTAACACTCTAGCACAAGGCATAACCTCAGGGCATGGTTGGCTATAGGGAAACATGAGAAGATGGCAACTTGTACATGATCAAAATCAACTTCCTTGGAGGAATTTAAAAGTGGAATTTAAATCATCCAACCCAAACACAAGGAAACTGCCGCCCACTTAGGAAGTGTACTTAGTTGAGCAATTTCTTGACCACGAAAGCGCCCAAGCCATATAGGACAACAATAATGTCAACTGATACGAGATAATAGAAATTCCAAAGTAGAAGGTCTTAAACGACTAAGGGCAGAAAAAACAGTTCAGTGAGCAACCACGGATCAAAACAACAAACAAGCAACTAAAATAGTTCGATGAGGCATGGATCGGAGAGATGGAGGCATACCCTAATGAGCCGATACTTGGGCTCGTACTTCTTGGCGTTCTCCACGGTGTCGTAGATCAAACCGAAGCCGGTCGACTTCCCTCCTCCAAAGTGCGTCCGGAATTTGAACACAAAGATCGTGTCGGGATCCCTCACTTCGTACAGCttcgccagtttctctttcaactcaGCCTAGAACATCACCAAGCACAGAACAAATGAATTCGACGAAAGGAAATCGGCGAACAAATCCGGGTCGATACCAAACCCTAAACGAGAGGCATCAAATGGAGAAATCGCATACCTTGGAGACATTGGCTCTTCCGGGGTGAAGGACGTCGATGACCTGAAACCGATCGAAGAAAGATCAATAAG
Coding sequences within:
- the LOC103982296 gene encoding small ribosomal subunit protein eS24z; amino-acid sequence: MADTKAVTIRTRKFMTNRLLSRKQFVIDVLHPGRANVSKAELKEKLAKLYEVRDPDTIFVFKFRTHFGGGKSTGFGLIYDTVENAKKYEPKYRLIRNGLAKKVEKSRKQMKERKNRAKKVRGVKKTKAGDAAKAGKKK